In one Suricata suricatta isolate VVHF042 chromosome 9, meerkat_22Aug2017_6uvM2_HiC, whole genome shotgun sequence genomic region, the following are encoded:
- the BTBD6 gene encoding BTB/POZ domain-containing protein 6 isoform X2, which produces MYSDEIDLEADTVLATLYAAKKYIVPALAKACVTFLETSLEAKNACVLLSQSRLFEEPELTQRCWEVIDAQAEMALRSEGFCEIDWQTLEIIVMREALNAKEAVVFEAVLSWAEAECKRQGLPATPRNKRHVLGPVLYLVRIPTMTLEEFANGAAQSDILTLEETHSIFLWYTAANKPLLNFPLTKRKGLAPQRCHRFQSSAYRSNQWRYRGRCDSIQFAVDRRVFVAGLGLYGSSSGKAEYSVKIELKRLGVVLAQNRTKFVSDGSSSTFSVWFEHPVQVEQDTFYTASAVLDGSELSYFGQEGMTEVQCGKVTFQFQCSSDSTNGTGVQGGQIPELIFYA; this is translated from the coding sequence ATGTACAGTGACGAGATTGATCTGGAAGCCGACACGGTGCTGGCCACTCTCTATGCTGCCAAGAAGTACATTGTGCCCGCACTAGCTAAAGCCTGTGTCACTTTCCTGGAGACGAGCCTAGAAGCCAAAAATGCTTGTGTCCTCCTGTCCCAGAGCCGGCTGTTTGAGGAGCCTGAGCTGACCCAGCGATGCTGGGAGGTCATCGATGCTCAGGCGGAGATGGCTCTGAGGTCTGAAGGCTTCTGTGAGATTGACTGGCAGACGCTGGAGATCATCGTGATGCGGGAGGCCCTCAACGCCAAGGAGGCCGTGGTCTTCGAGGCCGTCCTGAGTTGGGCGGAGGCAGAGTGCAAGAGGCAGGGTCTGCCAGCCACCCCGCGCAACAAGAGGCACGTCCTGGGGCCCGTCCTCTACCTGGTCCGAATTCCAACCATGACCCTGGAGGAGTTCGCCAACGGCGCTGCGCAGTCGGACATCCTGACGCTGGAGGAGACCCACAGCATCTTCCTGTGGTACACGGCCGCCAACAAGCCCCTCCTCAACTTCCCCCTGACCAAGAGGAAGGGCCTGGCCCCGCAGCGCTGCCACCGCTTCCAGTCCTCCGCCTACCGCAGCAACCAGTGGCGCTACCGCGGACGCTGCGACAGCATCCAGTTTGCTGTGGACAGGAGGGTGTTCGTAGCGGGGCTGGGCTTGTACGGCTCCAGCTCGGGGAAGGCCGAGTACAGCGTGAAGATTGAACTGAAGCGGCTGGGCGTGGTCCTGGCTCAGAACCGGACGAAGTTCGTCTCCGACGGCTCCAGCAGCACCTTCTCCGTCTGGTTTGAACATCCTGTGCAGGTGGAGCAGGACACCTTCTACACGGCCAGCGCTGTCCTGGACGGCAGCGAGCTCAGCTACTTTGGGCAGGAAGGCATGACAGAAGTGCAGTGCGGGAAGGTGACCTTCCAGTTCCAGTGCTCCTCGGACAGCACCAATGGGACAGGGGTGCAGGGCGGGCAGATCCCGGAGCTCATCTTCTACGCCTGA
- the BTBD6 gene encoding BTB/POZ domain-containing protein 6 isoform X1, with translation MFNNELMADVHFIVGPPGAARRVPAHKYVLAVGSSVFYAMFYGDLAEVKSEIHIPDVEPAAFLILLKYMYSDEIDLEADTVLATLYAAKKYIVPALAKACVTFLETSLEAKNACVLLSQSRLFEEPELTQRCWEVIDAQAEMALRSEGFCEIDWQTLEIIVMREALNAKEAVVFEAVLSWAEAECKRQGLPATPRNKRHVLGPVLYLVRIPTMTLEEFANGAAQSDILTLEETHSIFLWYTAANKPLLNFPLTKRKGLAPQRCHRFQSSAYRSNQWRYRGRCDSIQFAVDRRVFVAGLGLYGSSSGKAEYSVKIELKRLGVVLAQNRTKFVSDGSSSTFSVWFEHPVQVEQDTFYTASAVLDGSELSYFGQEGMTEVQCGKVTFQFQCSSDSTNGTGVQGGQIPELIFYA, from the exons ATGTTCAACAACGAGCTCATGGCTGACGTCCACTTCATCGTGGGGCCTCCGGGAGCGGCCCGCAGGGTGCCCGCCCACAAG TACGTCTTGGCCGTCGGGAGCTCCGTCTTCTATGCCATGTTTTATGGCGACTTGGCAGAAGTTAAGTCAGAAATCCACATCCCCGACGTTGAGCCCGCAGCTTTCCTAATCTTGTTAAA GTACATGTACAGTGACGAGATTGATCTGGAAGCCGACACGGTGCTGGCCACTCTCTATGCTGCCAAGAAGTACATTGTGCCCGCACTAGCTAAAGCCTGTGTCACTTTCCTGGAGACGAGCCTAGAAGCCAAAAATGCTTGTGTCCTCCTGTCCCAGAGCCGGCTGTTTGAGGAGCCTGAGCTGACCCAGCGATGCTGGGAGGTCATCGATGCTCAGGCGGAGATGGCTCTGAGGTCTGAAGGCTTCTGTGAGATTGACTGGCAGACGCTGGAGATCATCGTGATGCGGGAGGCCCTCAACGCCAAGGAGGCCGTGGTCTTCGAGGCCGTCCTGAGTTGGGCGGAGGCAGAGTGCAAGAGGCAGGGTCTGCCAGCCACCCCGCGCAACAAGAGGCACGTCCTGGGGCCCGTCCTCTACCTGGTCCGAATTCCAACCATGACCCTGGAGGAGTTCGCCAACGGCGCTGCGCAGTCGGACATCCTGACGCTGGAGGAGACCCACAGCATCTTCCTGTGGTACACGGCCGCCAACAAGCCCCTCCTCAACTTCCCCCTGACCAAGAGGAAGGGCCTGGCCCCGCAGCGCTGCCACCGCTTCCAGTCCTCCGCCTACCGCAGCAACCAGTGGCGCTACCGCGGACGCTGCGACAGCATCCAGTTTGCTGTGGACAGGAGGGTGTTCGTAGCGGGGCTGGGCTTGTACGGCTCCAGCTCGGGGAAGGCCGAGTACAGCGTGAAGATTGAACTGAAGCGGCTGGGCGTGGTCCTGGCTCAGAACCGGACGAAGTTCGTCTCCGACGGCTCCAGCAGCACCTTCTCCGTCTGGTTTGAACATCCTGTGCAGGTGGAGCAGGACACCTTCTACACGGCCAGCGCTGTCCTGGACGGCAGCGAGCTCAGCTACTTTGGGCAGGAAGGCATGACAGAAGTGCAGTGCGGGAAGGTGACCTTCCAGTTCCAGTGCTCCTCGGACAGCACCAATGGGACAGGGGTGCAGGGCGGGCAGATCCCGGAGCTCATCTTCTACGCCTGA